In Candidatus Zymogenaceae bacterium, a single genomic region encodes these proteins:
- a CDS encoding TRAM domain-containing protein, with amino-acid sequence MFEGIPSAPIIGAVAGALAAVFVILGISWAKNNDVKVVIAGSIGILLGILAANLLCFTLVFRLFEPNVQTISLYILINVLFVYLGAGIGVRKGEEIDLRIFTQSPKEPRTQEGHKILDTSVIIDGRIADLCETGFIEGTIIIPQFVLRELQHIADSSDSIKRTRGRRGLDILQKLQKQLGLDVQVVEIDFPKIREVDSKLIALAQKNGGKIITNDYNLNKVAELQGVEVLNINQLANALKPVVLPGEVMNVRVLKEGKEEGQGVAYLDDGTMVVVDNARQYLGKNIDVSVTSVLQTTAGRMIFTVLKGEGVEKYSENTSH; translated from the coding sequence ATGTTTGAAGGTATACCCTCTGCTCCGATTATCGGGGCAGTGGCGGGGGCCCTGGCGGCCGTTTTTGTCATTCTTGGTATCAGCTGGGCCAAAAACAACGACGTAAAGGTTGTTATTGCCGGGTCTATCGGTATCCTGTTGGGTATACTTGCGGCGAATCTACTCTGCTTTACACTGGTTTTCAGACTGTTTGAACCGAACGTTCAAACCATCTCTTTGTACATTCTCATCAATGTGCTGTTCGTTTACCTGGGGGCGGGTATCGGCGTCAGGAAGGGGGAGGAGATTGACCTCAGGATTTTTACACAATCTCCGAAGGAACCCAGAACACAGGAAGGCCACAAGATACTCGATACGTCCGTCATCATCGACGGGAGGATAGCCGACCTGTGTGAAACCGGTTTCATCGAGGGAACGATTATCATCCCGCAGTTCGTACTCCGGGAATTGCAACACATCGCTGATTCGTCCGATTCCATAAAAAGGACGAGAGGTCGCCGCGGCCTGGATATTCTGCAGAAACTCCAGAAACAGTTGGGGCTCGACGTCCAGGTGGTGGAAATCGATTTTCCGAAAATCAGGGAGGTCGATTCAAAGCTGATCGCCCTCGCTCAGAAAAACGGCGGCAAGATAATCACCAACGATTACAACCTGAACAAGGTGGCGGAGCTGCAGGGTGTTGAGGTGCTCAACATCAACCAGCTCGCCAACGCCCTGAAGCCGGTGGTTCTTCCCGGCGAGGTGATGAATGTCCGCGTGCTGAAGGAAGGCAAGGAGGAAGGCCAGGGTGTGGCGTATCTCGACGACGGGACAATGGTCGTGGTTGATAACGCCCGGCAGTACTTGGGGAAAAACATCGATGTATCGGTAACTTCCGTCCTGCAGACGACCGCGGGAAGAATGATCTTCACCGTTCTCAAAGGTGAAGGCGTGGAAAAATACTCCGAAAACACAAGCCATTAA
- a CDS encoding 2-C-methyl-D-erythritol 2,4-cyclodiphosphate synthase: MIVTGIGYDVHRLVRGRKLILGGVTVPYPKGLLGHSDADVLAHAVTDALLGAGGMGDIGRLFPDSDPAYKDADSLKLLASAWRKVADRGFMITHIDAVIIAQRPKLFEYIPHMEENIARALDVAVDAVNVKATTTEKLGFEGKGKGIASWAVATLTGGDR; encoded by the coding sequence ATGATTGTCACCGGCATTGGATATGACGTCCACCGCCTGGTTCGGGGACGAAAACTGATTCTGGGAGGCGTAACCGTGCCTTATCCCAAGGGCCTTCTGGGCCATTCCGACGCGGACGTGCTGGCCCACGCCGTCACGGACGCCCTCCTGGGCGCCGGCGGCATGGGGGACATCGGACGTCTTTTCCCCGATTCCGACCCCGCCTATAAAGACGCGGACAGCCTGAAGCTCCTTGCCTCGGCGTGGCGAAAGGTCGCGGACAGAGGTTTCATGATCACCCACATCGACGCCGTCATCATCGCCCAGCGCCCGAAGCTCTTCGAATACATCCCGCACATGGAGGAAAACATCGCCCGGGCTTTGGATGTCGCCGTCGATGCCGTAAACGTCAAAGCGACCACCACGGAAAAACTCGGGTTTGAAGGGAAGGGAAAGGGGATCGCCTCGTGGGCGGTGGCGACGCTGACGGGGGGCGACCGATGA
- a CDS encoding glutamate--tRNA ligase produces MSVRVRFAPSPTGSMHLGNARTAVLNALYARAHNGRFILRIEDTDTERFVPDSESRIVDDLDWLGIIVDEGPDIGGDFGPYRQSERHALYREYAEGFLKSGIAYRCFCTDEELAAGRKEALDAGLPPRYPGTCRGLSPEESEAKAHLPHTLRFRVCGDDIVINDLIHGEIVFRTDTLGDFIIIRQDKSAVYNFSAAVDDHLMKITHIIRGEDHLPNTPRQVLIYRALGADIPSFAHHPLLLSPTGEKLAKREGTMRIGDLRNRGVTPEAVCTYLAAIGSSNLTGMDPASLSELAGAFSFEGLGKSGVKIDEDRIMSLTARHIHSMSPEDLAGRIAPFLVESGGASPDTLSRFAAVIRDNLTTLKDAKGYEPIFFREFPEITDDARKLLGDTEARSVIERVARELSERSGDDNTALGDVLKAAGADLGVKGKRLYGPVRAALTGMVSGPELDRIAEFIGDDLVRRRLERALALTNP; encoded by the coding sequence ATGAGCGTTCGGGTTCGCTTCGCCCCAAGCCCCACCGGCTCAATGCATCTGGGAAACGCCCGCACGGCGGTTCTCAACGCCTTGTATGCCCGGGCGCATAATGGACGCTTCATCCTGAGAATCGAGGATACCGACACAGAGCGTTTCGTCCCCGACTCCGAAAGCCGCATCGTAGATGATCTCGACTGGCTGGGGATCATCGTTGATGAGGGTCCGGACATCGGAGGGGACTTCGGGCCGTATCGCCAGAGCGAGCGGCACGCGCTGTATCGGGAATACGCCGAGGGATTCCTCAAATCGGGGATCGCCTATCGGTGTTTTTGCACCGACGAGGAGCTCGCCGCAGGACGAAAGGAGGCGTTGGATGCGGGCCTCCCGCCCCGATATCCCGGGACCTGCCGGGGGCTCTCGCCGGAAGAGTCCGAGGCCAAAGCCCACCTCCCCCATACGCTCAGGTTTCGGGTCTGTGGGGATGATATCGTCATCAACGATCTCATCCACGGAGAGATCGTCTTTCGAACCGACACCCTTGGGGACTTTATCATCATCAGGCAGGATAAATCCGCGGTCTACAATTTCTCCGCCGCCGTCGACGACCATCTCATGAAGATCACCCATATCATCAGGGGGGAGGATCACCTTCCAAACACACCCCGACAGGTGCTTATCTACCGCGCCCTCGGCGCGGATATTCCCTCATTCGCCCACCATCCGCTGCTTCTCTCCCCGACGGGGGAGAAGCTCGCCAAGCGGGAGGGGACGATGCGGATAGGCGATCTTCGAAACAGGGGTGTGACGCCCGAGGCGGTCTGTACCTATCTTGCGGCCATTGGCTCCTCGAATCTCACAGGTATGGATCCCGCATCCCTCTCGGAGCTTGCCGGGGCTTTCTCATTCGAGGGTCTCGGGAAAAGCGGTGTGAAGATCGATGAGGACCGCATTATGTCGCTGACCGCCCGACATATCCACTCGATGTCTCCTGAAGATCTGGCCGGTCGCATTGCACCGTTTCTGGTGGAATCGGGCGGCGCGTCACCCGATACGCTTTCGCGTTTCGCCGCCGTCATTCGGGACAACCTCACGACCCTGAAGGACGCAAAAGGTTATGAGCCGATATTCTTTCGTGAGTTTCCGGAGATCACCGATGATGCGAGGAAGCTGCTCGGTGATACCGAGGCGCGCTCCGTCATCGAACGGGTCGCTCGTGAGCTTTCGGAGAGATCGGGGGACGACAACACAGCCCTAGGGGACGTTCTGAAGGCCGCAGGCGCGGATCTGGGAGTAAAGGGGAAACGCCTCTACGGACCGGTTCGTGCGGCCCTCACCGGGATGGTCTCCGGCCCGGAACTGGATAGAATCGCCGAATTCATCGGAGATGACCTCGTTCGCCGGCGGCTGGAGCGGGCGCTGGCCCTCACGAACCCGTAA
- a CDS encoding HD domain-containing protein yields the protein MTKTFVSDLTSGQPVDGIFLVREKAIATTRDGRPYLNVNLIDRTGKVGAKLWEKRDDPGCVQRIYASFQKNDFVRAVGRADLYKETMQLILDDIIKADTSTVDISDFLPSADIDPEKVARELKKTADTVIDPYIKKLLDAFFKDKKFMERFKRAPAAKKLHQAYLGGLIEHTALLVNMAVAVADFYPHVNRDLLIAGAFLHDIGKVEELEYNRVFDYTDRGRFMGHLVIGARMVSEKIDSVGNFPKETGDLILHLILSHHGELQYGSPVVPVIPEAVMLHHLDHMDATVWGFLGETERSSEVEGNWSKFSNVYQRYIFTGDRFFGHQDEGSSRSRKGTPGKQTGSLSLFDDEEEDE from the coding sequence TCCTGGTGCGGGAGAAGGCCATCGCCACCACCCGCGACGGCCGGCCGTATCTCAATGTAAACCTCATCGATCGCACCGGGAAGGTGGGGGCCAAGCTGTGGGAAAAACGCGACGATCCGGGATGCGTACAGAGGATATACGCGTCGTTTCAAAAGAACGATTTCGTCAGGGCGGTCGGGCGGGCCGATCTGTACAAGGAGACCATGCAGCTTATTCTGGACGATATCATCAAGGCCGATACGTCCACCGTCGATATTTCCGACTTTCTCCCGTCGGCGGATATCGATCCCGAGAAGGTCGCCCGGGAGCTGAAAAAAACCGCAGATACCGTCATAGATCCATATATCAAGAAACTCCTGGACGCGTTTTTCAAAGACAAAAAATTCATGGAACGGTTCAAGCGGGCGCCGGCTGCGAAGAAGCTGCACCAGGCCTATCTCGGCGGGCTGATCGAACACACCGCGCTCCTGGTGAACATGGCGGTTGCCGTGGCTGATTTTTATCCCCACGTGAACAGGGACCTGTTGATCGCGGGGGCCTTTCTCCACGATATCGGGAAGGTTGAGGAGCTTGAATATAATCGGGTGTTCGACTACACCGATCGGGGGCGGTTCATGGGGCATTTGGTGATCGGCGCCCGGATGGTGAGTGAAAAAATCGACTCCGTCGGGAACTTCCCAAAGGAGACCGGTGATCTCATCCTTCATTTGATACTCTCCCATCACGGGGAGCTGCAGTACGGCTCGCCGGTGGTGCCCGTAATACCCGAGGCGGTGATGCTGCATCACCTTGACCATATGGACGCGACAGTGTGGGGATTTCTGGGGGAGACGGAGCGATCCAGTGAGGTGGAGGGCAACTGGTCGAAATTCTCCAACGTCTACCAGCGGTATATTTTTACGGGCGATCGCTTTTTCGGACACCAGGACGAGGGATCGAGCCGTTCCCGAAAGGGCACACCGGGAAAACAAACGGGAAGCCTCTCTCTCTTCGACGACGAAGAGGAAGACGAATAG